A region from the Branchiostoma lanceolatum isolate klBraLanc5 chromosome 2, klBraLanc5.hap2, whole genome shotgun sequence genome encodes:
- the LOC136427773 gene encoding uncharacterized protein isoform X2, producing MTKEAARTILEYVLYPDMEVEQNVPGPKTVTSSDGNHEKSGPVVHGEKETTEVKNSQQKAVDNNNRPQQDDQVSDVVIQAVFGDHISPEQVKAGIKFNPLYSDHYGSNAARTHYGTYNYLDVHHLRSLHTKEAAPEFHTPESHHIGTNGDVIVPQDSGKQGSSQVDGVRKSKNGPRKNGILANGPAGKQKANGGVRWAPLPQLVKNASLQKSNNASTKDKSDNKDKASNRLYDTTDVIMHGYDTLIWKTLEKKRRRCVLRACLCVLGILVLLGLFVMAVVLPLYFFNFLGR from the exons ATGACCAAGGAAGCCGCCCGCACCATACTAGAGTACGTCCTGTACCCGGACATGGAGGTGGAACAGAACGTCCCCGGCCCCAAAACAGTGACATCTTCGGACGGTAATCATGAGAAATCTGGACCTGTCGTCCACGGAGAAAAGGAGACAACAGAAGTAAAGAACAGTCAGCAAAAGGCAGTCGACAACAACAATCGG CCCCAACAGGACGACCAGGTGAGCGATGTTGTGATCCAGGCGGTGTTCGGGGACCACATCTCCCCCGAGCAGGTCAAAGCTGGGATCAAGTTCAACCCGCTGTACTCTGATCACTACGGATCTAACGCTGCCAGGACTCACTACGGAACATACAACTACCTGGACGTCCATCACCTGAGGTCACTGCATACAAAGGAGGCTGCACCGGAGTTCCACACGCCAGAGTCTCACCACATAGGCACcaatggtgacgtcatcgtacCGCAGGACTCAGGAAAACAGGGTTCTTCACAGGTGGATGGAGTGCGGAAATCTAAAAATGGACCCAGGAAAAATGGGATCTTAGCAAACGGTCCCGCGGGGAAACAGAAAGCTAACGGCGGTGTCAGATGGGCCCCTCTGCCGCAACTTGTTAAGAACGCCTCCTTACAGAAGTCCAACAATgcaagcaccaaggacaaaagtGACAACAAAGACAAG GCGTCCAACCGTCTGTACGACACGACTGATGTCATCATGCACGGGTACGACACTCTCATATGGAAAACTCTGGAGAAGAAGAGAAGACGATGCGTGCTGAgagcctgtctgtgtgtgctggGCATTCTGGTACTTCTCGGACTCTTCGTCATGGCCGTGGTTCTCCCGCTgtatttctttaatttcttaGGCCGTTGA
- the LOC136427773 gene encoding uncharacterized protein isoform X3, producing the protein MPVVRATAVPSDDRFLQPQQDDQVSDVVIQAVFGDHISPEQVKAGIKFNPLYSDHYGSNAARTHYGTYNYLDVHHLRSLHTKEAAPEFHTPESHHIGTNGDVIVPQDSGKQGSSQVDGVRKSKNGPRKNGILANGPAGKQKANGGVRWAPLPQLVKNASLQKSNNASTKDKSDNKDKKASNRLYDTTDVIMHGYDTLIWKTLEKKRRRCVLRACLCVLGILVLLGLFVMAVVLPLYFFNFLGR; encoded by the exons ATGCCAGTTGTCCGTGCAACAGCTGTCCCTAGTGACGATCGGTTCTTACAG CCCCAACAGGACGACCAGGTGAGCGATGTTGTGATCCAGGCGGTGTTCGGGGACCACATCTCCCCCGAGCAGGTCAAAGCTGGGATCAAGTTCAACCCGCTGTACTCTGATCACTACGGATCTAACGCTGCCAGGACTCACTACGGAACATACAACTACCTGGACGTCCATCACCTGAGGTCACTGCATACAAAGGAGGCTGCACCGGAGTTCCACACGCCAGAGTCTCACCACATAGGCACcaatggtgacgtcatcgtacCGCAGGACTCAGGAAAACAGGGTTCTTCACAGGTGGATGGAGTGCGGAAATCTAAAAATGGACCCAGGAAAAATGGGATCTTAGCAAACGGTCCCGCGGGGAAACAGAAAGCTAACGGCGGTGTCAGATGGGCCCCTCTGCCGCAACTTGTTAAGAACGCCTCCTTACAGAAGTCCAACAATgcaagcaccaaggacaaaagtGACAACAAAGACAAG AAGGCGTCCAACCGTCTGTACGACACGACTGATGTCATCATGCACGGGTACGACACTCTCATATGGAAAACTCTGGAGAAGAAGAGAAGACGATGCGTGCTGAgagcctgtctgtgtgtgctggGCATTCTGGTACTTCTCGGACTCTTCGTCATGGCCGTGGTTCTCCCGCTgtatttctttaatttcttaGGCCGTTGA
- the LOC136427773 gene encoding uncharacterized protein isoform X1, with amino-acid sequence MTKEAARTILEYVLYPDMEVEQNVPGPKTVTSSDGNHEKSGPVVHGEKETTEVKNSQQKAVDNNNRPQQDDQVSDVVIQAVFGDHISPEQVKAGIKFNPLYSDHYGSNAARTHYGTYNYLDVHHLRSLHTKEAAPEFHTPESHHIGTNGDVIVPQDSGKQGSSQVDGVRKSKNGPRKNGILANGPAGKQKANGGVRWAPLPQLVKNASLQKSNNASTKDKSDNKDKKASNRLYDTTDVIMHGYDTLIWKTLEKKRRRCVLRACLCVLGILVLLGLFVMAVVLPLYFFNFLGR; translated from the exons ATGACCAAGGAAGCCGCCCGCACCATACTAGAGTACGTCCTGTACCCGGACATGGAGGTGGAACAGAACGTCCCCGGCCCCAAAACAGTGACATCTTCGGACGGTAATCATGAGAAATCTGGACCTGTCGTCCACGGAGAAAAGGAGACAACAGAAGTAAAGAACAGTCAGCAAAAGGCAGTCGACAACAACAATCGG CCCCAACAGGACGACCAGGTGAGCGATGTTGTGATCCAGGCGGTGTTCGGGGACCACATCTCCCCCGAGCAGGTCAAAGCTGGGATCAAGTTCAACCCGCTGTACTCTGATCACTACGGATCTAACGCTGCCAGGACTCACTACGGAACATACAACTACCTGGACGTCCATCACCTGAGGTCACTGCATACAAAGGAGGCTGCACCGGAGTTCCACACGCCAGAGTCTCACCACATAGGCACcaatggtgacgtcatcgtacCGCAGGACTCAGGAAAACAGGGTTCTTCACAGGTGGATGGAGTGCGGAAATCTAAAAATGGACCCAGGAAAAATGGGATCTTAGCAAACGGTCCCGCGGGGAAACAGAAAGCTAACGGCGGTGTCAGATGGGCCCCTCTGCCGCAACTTGTTAAGAACGCCTCCTTACAGAAGTCCAACAATgcaagcaccaaggacaaaagtGACAACAAAGACAAG AAGGCGTCCAACCGTCTGTACGACACGACTGATGTCATCATGCACGGGTACGACACTCTCATATGGAAAACTCTGGAGAAGAAGAGAAGACGATGCGTGCTGAgagcctgtctgtgtgtgctggGCATTCTGGTACTTCTCGGACTCTTCGTCATGGCCGTGGTTCTCCCGCTgtatttctttaatttcttaGGCCGTTGA